Part of the Oryzias melastigma strain HK-1 linkage group LG11, ASM292280v2, whole genome shotgun sequence genome, aattttgttcttattttttaatgtattactgtacaataaattctgtttttccgTATTTGTTTACTATTTTTGATAATTATCAAATCATGCTgtatataaatgttttgttttataaatataataaaattgttttctttaattaatcTATAATTAAAAAGTTGTATGGGGAAGTTTATAATATTATATCAAAGTTTGTTAAATTTTTGTGTATTAGGTGAACTGGCCTCAGTTTTTGAGCCGTAATGTCAGCGGCGGCCTCCGTGTGGAGCCACAGAGCAGCATCCAGTACAGCATTGCTGTGGTTTTCAGTCGGGTCAGTCAGAACCTTCAGAGATCTCCATAGAAACGATGGGTTTGCTTCTTAACTCCGTTGTGCTTCTCAGCTGTTGGAGTACGACGACGTGAATGACACCGCCAAGCCAGATTCCGGCTTCTTCCCTCCATACGAGCTGCAGAACTTCAAATGGACCCGCCTCCAGCTGTTCGGCGCCGCAGCTCTGGTCTGCGGGAAGACACCTGAGTTCGTGAACGGATCGCTCTGCCTGAAGGTTTGAGACGCTCGACACTTTAAGTGAGTGAAGCACATATGAATGTTTTGGTGAATTGTTCCCCTCAGTTGTCTGTCTTTGACTCTGATGGGCGTGCTGAGTCTTGGCCCCGCCTCCTACACTCGCCCAACTCCTCCCAGCTGGAGGTTTGGCTGGATGGCATAACAACACAGGCGCCAAACTCCCGGTTCCTGCTAGAGCTGCAGGCGGTGGGCGGAGACTTCCCCCTGAGCCGAGTGGACGTCCGCCAGTTCATCGACGACGAGTTCACGCCATCTATTTTTAAGGTAGGAAACGTCAAACCTCAGAACTGTCAGAATCAGAACCGAACTCGTGGATCTTCTCACCTGCCAGGTGTCAGAGTGGGTGTCTCCAGCAGCGGGCGGCTCAGACGTGTTGGGTTACGTCCAGTGGAAGCCGGTGGCGTACCGCCAGTCCAGCCCAGCCCTGGAGGACGCCACGCCGTGCCGCTACTCTGACCCTCAGAGTCAGGACGCGAACGCCACGGCGGCTTCATCCGCCCTCATTCGGGCTTTCTTCTCCGCACACAACGTCACGGGATTGAACGTGAGCTTCGGCCTGGCGGGAGAACCGTTCTATAACAGCACCAAGTTCCTCAGCTGGTGGGTTTCCCTCTCCTCAACGTCTAAAtcagagctgccacgattagtcgactaatcgactatgaaaatagtcgacgactaatttaatagtcgattagtcgttactttatattatatggagccagtaataaaattaaaagttataatgccattctgctagctttttggagtattttggtttttaggcc contains:
- the LOC112162703 gene encoding glycosylated lysosomal membrane protein isoform X1, which gives rise to MAPAVTMRSNRVFVVLLVLLFSFCQSFVGGTKEYQRKLIVSVNPNATTLPPGGDLLHVRAVGNDDTLHFLFCSQGAPTLLIVHTNSSTSSVQVNWPQFLSRNVSGGLRVEPQSSIQYSIAVVFSRLLEYDDVNDTAKPDSGFFPPYELQNFKWTRLQLFGAAALVCGKTPEFVNGSLCLKLSVFDSDGRAESWPRLLHSPNSSQLEVWLDGITTQAPNSRFLLELQAVGGDFPLSRVDVRQFIDDEFTPSIFKVSEWVSPAAGGSDVLGYVQWKPVAYRQSSPALEDATPCRYSDPQSQDANATAASSALIRAFFSAHNVTGLNVSFGLAGEPFYNSTKFLSWTVLVGVGAPPVDTFSPIVLTIMAVGLGIPVILLLLGGVFVCIHKRRQGATAAYQSIN